One Curtobacterium sp. MCLR17_007 DNA window includes the following coding sequences:
- a CDS encoding chloride channel protein has product MPHAAHATPIWAVKLAVVTALVGIAGGVAGVSVWLALQLIQFVAFGFPFGGHHEAADAPSGLNRFLALAAAGVLTGFAWWALRRWGRPTVAVTAAVGGTRMPALVTLANAGVQILAVGLGASIGKEVAPREVGAWLAQVVTRRAGLTERETKILVACGAAAGLAAVYDVPLGGALFAVEVLLGELTLATALPAFATSAIAAVVARLAIPDEVLYHVPAMHMSPSLLVWAAVVGPVLGFAGVGFVKLTNRLQGLAPKGWRLLVVLPVVFAMVGLIAVPFPEILGNGRALGVLAMNTDLDGDPMTGMAPILFLLVLGLIRTITTSATIGAGAVGGTLTPSIAIGSAFGGFLGGAWLLLWPADGSSLASFAFIGAAAFLATTMRAPFTALVLVVEFTEQGTDILIPALLAITGSVAVGFVLARRRSAQMA; this is encoded by the coding sequence ATGCCGCACGCTGCACACGCGACACCGATCTGGGCCGTCAAGCTGGCCGTCGTCACCGCCCTGGTCGGCATCGCGGGTGGCGTCGCCGGCGTCTCGGTGTGGCTCGCACTGCAGCTCATCCAGTTCGTCGCCTTCGGGTTCCCGTTCGGCGGACACCACGAAGCCGCCGACGCCCCGTCCGGCCTGAACCGCTTCCTGGCACTCGCCGCTGCCGGCGTGCTGACCGGGTTCGCCTGGTGGGCACTGCGACGCTGGGGTCGTCCGACCGTGGCGGTCACCGCGGCGGTGGGCGGCACACGGATGCCCGCGCTGGTGACCCTGGCCAACGCCGGCGTGCAGATCCTGGCGGTCGGGCTCGGCGCCTCCATCGGCAAAGAGGTCGCGCCGCGCGAGGTCGGCGCGTGGTTGGCGCAGGTCGTCACGCGCCGCGCCGGACTGACCGAGCGCGAGACGAAGATCCTGGTCGCGTGCGGCGCCGCGGCCGGTCTGGCCGCGGTCTACGACGTGCCACTCGGCGGTGCGCTGTTCGCGGTCGAGGTGCTGCTCGGGGAGCTCACGCTGGCGACCGCGCTGCCCGCCTTCGCCACGAGTGCCATCGCCGCCGTCGTCGCGCGCCTGGCGATCCCGGACGAAGTGCTCTACCACGTGCCCGCGATGCACATGTCGCCGTCGCTGCTCGTCTGGGCCGCGGTCGTCGGCCCGGTGCTCGGCTTCGCGGGGGTCGGGTTCGTGAAGCTGACGAACCGGCTGCAGGGGCTCGCGCCGAAGGGGTGGCGACTGCTCGTGGTCCTGCCCGTGGTGTTCGCGATGGTCGGGCTCATCGCGGTGCCGTTCCCGGAGATCCTCGGCAACGGTCGCGCGCTCGGCGTCCTGGCGATGAACACCGACCTCGACGGCGACCCGATGACCGGCATGGCGCCGATCCTGTTCCTGCTCGTGCTCGGGCTGATCCGCACGATCACGACATCGGCCACGATCGGCGCCGGCGCGGTCGGCGGCACCCTGACGCCGTCGATCGCCATCGGCTCGGCCTTCGGCGGGTTCCTCGGCGGCGCGTGGCTGCTGCTGTGGCCGGCGGACGGGTCGAGCCTGGCGTCGTTCGCGTTCATCGGGGCGGCCGCGTTCCTCGCGACCACGATGCGGGCGCCGTTCACCGCGCTCGTGCTCGTCGTGGAGTTCACCGAGCAGGGGACCGACATCCTCATCCCGGCGCTGCTGGCGATCACGGGGTCGGTCGCCGTCGGGTTCGTGCTCGCGCGTCGCCGCAGTGCCCAGATGGCCTGA
- a CDS encoding ROK family protein, protein MPDIPEAGRPRAWDPLVGSAQSVVLEVLRAGPRPRTELAARLGLSGPSLSRITKPLLGSGILVERQGVQGTGTGRPSIPLDIDADAHHFVGVKLTGDGLFAVSTDRRGRVLTEREDPLPDPTVPAVVARVAAVVAGLVEDDDRIRGCCVAVGGATEGRSVIRRAPFLGWQDVPLAALLTDATGLPVSVENDVRALTHAEHWFGEGRDRRSFALLTIGAGIGLGLVVGDSVVDGAHSTAGSIGHQRLGGSVGASDVECEFGHRGCARAVLSARAIALTGSRALGRTVTAAALLDAARDGDPAARDVVDTAAEALGLLVADVVNVVDPEVVLLSGELVAVAEVGRAALDRSVDAARHWSTPTPTLVAQPFRFNEWARGAAAVAIQMHALGA, encoded by the coding sequence GTGCCCGACATCCCCGAAGCTGGACGCCCGCGCGCCTGGGACCCCTTGGTCGGCAGCGCGCAGTCGGTCGTCCTCGAGGTGCTCCGCGCCGGGCCCCGCCCCCGTACCGAGCTCGCCGCCCGCCTCGGGCTGTCCGGACCGAGCCTGTCGCGCATCACGAAGCCCCTGCTCGGGTCTGGGATCCTGGTCGAACGGCAGGGCGTGCAGGGCACCGGGACCGGTCGGCCGTCGATCCCGCTCGACATCGACGCCGACGCGCACCACTTCGTCGGGGTGAAGCTCACTGGCGACGGACTGTTCGCGGTGTCGACCGACCGGCGCGGCCGGGTCCTCACCGAGCGCGAGGACCCCCTGCCGGACCCGACCGTCCCGGCCGTCGTCGCCCGCGTCGCGGCGGTCGTCGCCGGGCTCGTCGAAGACGACGACCGGATCCGCGGGTGCTGCGTTGCCGTGGGCGGTGCCACCGAGGGGCGCAGCGTCATCCGCCGCGCGCCGTTCCTGGGCTGGCAGGACGTCCCGCTCGCCGCCCTGCTCACCGACGCGACCGGGCTCCCCGTGAGCGTGGAGAACGACGTCCGGGCGCTGACCCACGCCGAGCACTGGTTCGGCGAGGGTCGCGACCGTCGCTCGTTCGCCCTGCTCACCATCGGCGCCGGGATCGGACTGGGTCTCGTCGTCGGGGACTCGGTCGTCGACGGCGCGCACTCGACCGCGGGCAGCATCGGCCACCAGCGGCTCGGTGGCTCGGTCGGCGCGTCCGACGTGGAGTGCGAGTTCGGGCACCGCGGATGCGCCCGGGCAGTCCTGAGCGCCCGGGCGATCGCGCTCACCGGCAGCCGTGCCCTCGGTCGGACGGTCACCGCCGCAGCACTGCTCGACGCCGCGCGGGACGGCGACCCGGCTGCTCGCGACGTCGTCGACACCGCCGCCGAGGCGCTCGGCCTGCTCGTCGCAGACGTCGTCAACGTGGTGGACCCCGAGGTGGTCCTGCTCTCCGGCGAGCTCGTCGCGGTCGCCGAAGTCGGCCGCGCGGCGCTCGACCGCTCCGTCGATGCGGCACGCCACTGGTCGACCCCCACCCCGACCCTGGTCGCGCAGCCGTTCCGGTTCAACGAGTGGGCCCGTGGCGCAGCCGCGGTCGCCATCCAGATGCACGCCCTGGGCGCCTGA
- a CDS encoding sugar ABC transporter substrate-binding protein yields MTNSITRRSLFAGGASALALGALAACSSPGTTNPNSGATGTVSYWLWDANQLPAYQAVAKAFEQENPDIRIKITQLGWADYWTKLTAGFIAGTAPDVFTDHLSKFPQFADLDVLYKLDELDATSSIRDDDYQSGLAQLWKGKDGHRYGSPKDWDTIAMFYDEKVIAKAGYSAEDLAGLSWNPDDGGTFEQAVAHLTIDSKGRRGDESGFDKSDVAVYGMSANGSGGDGFGQTQWSPFTGSTDWYYTNSNPWGNRFRYDDAGFQKTISWYFGLAEKGYMPKYGVFSTTTGPDVQLGAKKVALSFNGSWMIGTYANLPGITVGIAPTPSGPVGHRASMFNGLGDSITKQAKHPEAAAKWVAYLGSAAAQEIVGRAGIVFPARRSGTEAAVAAFRKRGFDVSAFTEQVEDDTTFLFPVTRNPADVQALVQPAFDDIYANGKPISTLTAVNEQVNTLLRLT; encoded by the coding sequence ATGACGAACTCCATCACCCGCCGCTCGCTGTTCGCCGGCGGTGCCTCTGCCCTGGCCCTCGGTGCACTCGCCGCGTGCTCGTCGCCCGGGACCACGAACCCGAACAGCGGCGCGACCGGCACCGTGTCGTACTGGCTCTGGGACGCCAACCAGCTCCCCGCCTACCAGGCCGTCGCGAAGGCCTTCGAGCAGGAGAACCCGGACATCCGGATCAAGATCACCCAGCTCGGATGGGCCGACTACTGGACGAAGCTCACCGCCGGGTTCATCGCCGGGACCGCGCCGGACGTGTTCACCGACCACCTGTCGAAGTTCCCGCAGTTCGCCGACCTCGACGTGCTGTACAAGCTCGACGAGCTCGATGCGACGTCGTCCATCCGCGACGACGACTACCAGTCCGGGCTCGCGCAGCTCTGGAAGGGCAAGGACGGACACCGCTACGGGTCGCCGAAGGACTGGGACACGATCGCGATGTTCTACGACGAGAAGGTCATCGCGAAGGCCGGCTACTCCGCGGAGGACCTGGCGGGACTCTCCTGGAACCCCGACGACGGCGGGACGTTCGAGCAGGCCGTCGCCCACCTGACGATCGACTCCAAGGGGCGTCGCGGTGACGAGTCCGGGTTCGACAAGTCCGACGTCGCGGTCTACGGGATGAGCGCGAACGGCAGCGGTGGCGACGGGTTCGGGCAGACGCAGTGGTCGCCGTTCACCGGGTCCACGGACTGGTACTACACGAACAGCAACCCGTGGGGGAACCGGTTCCGCTACGACGACGCCGGGTTCCAGAAGACGATCTCGTGGTACTTCGGGCTCGCCGAGAAGGGCTACATGCCGAAGTACGGCGTGTTCTCGACGACGACCGGGCCGGACGTGCAGCTCGGCGCGAAGAAGGTCGCGCTGTCGTTCAACGGCTCGTGGATGATCGGCACGTACGCCAACCTGCCGGGCATCACGGTGGGAATCGCGCCGACGCCGTCCGGACCGGTCGGGCACCGTGCGTCGATGTTCAACGGCCTGGGTGACTCCATCACGAAGCAGGCGAAGCACCCCGAGGCCGCGGCGAAGTGGGTCGCCTACCTGGGCAGTGCGGCCGCACAGGAGATCGTCGGACGGGCGGGGATCGTGTTCCCGGCACGTCGCTCGGGCACGGAAGCGGCGGTCGCCGCGTTCCGCAAGCGCGGGTTCGACGTGTCCGCGTTCACGGAGCAGGTCGAGGACGACACCACGTTCCTGTTCCCGGTCACGCGGAACCCGGCCGACGTGCAGGCGCTGGTCCAGCCCGCCTTCGACGACATCTACGCGAACGGCAAGCCGATCTCGACGCTCACCGCCGTCAACGAGCAGGTGAACACGCTGCTGCGGCTCACCTAG
- a CDS encoding carbohydrate ABC transporter permease — protein sequence MTSTLPPVVEPTTRAVTTRGARAPRPKPSVGRVVAWIAMIAVIVVTLFPFYWILRTALSSNGAISADPTSLLPTGFSLGGFERVFGLQSTKEALAQGGSGAAINFWQYLLNSVLTATMITVGQVFLSAAAAYAFARLRWPGRDKVFGVFLAGLMVPTIFTLLPNFTLIKSLGLVDTLLGISLPSMLMTPFAVFFLRQFFLGISKEVEEAALIDGAGKVRVFFRLILPMASAPIATLAVLTYITAWNDYFWPLMVSYTDSSRVLTVALGVFKSQSPQSGTDWAGLMAATLVAALPMIVLFGVFAKRIVNSIGFSGIK from the coding sequence ATGACCAGCACCCTGCCCCCGGTGGTCGAACCCACCACCCGCGCCGTCACCACCCGTGGTGCCAGAGCCCCCCGCCCGAAGCCGTCCGTCGGACGCGTCGTGGCCTGGATCGCGATGATCGCCGTGATCGTCGTGACCCTGTTCCCGTTCTACTGGATCCTCCGGACGGCCCTGTCGTCGAACGGTGCGATCTCCGCCGACCCGACGTCGCTGCTGCCCACCGGCTTCAGCCTGGGCGGGTTCGAGCGGGTGTTCGGCCTGCAGTCCACCAAGGAGGCGCTCGCCCAGGGTGGCTCCGGCGCGGCCATCAACTTCTGGCAGTACCTGCTCAACTCGGTGCTCACGGCGACGATGATCACCGTCGGCCAGGTCTTCCTCTCCGCCGCCGCGGCCTACGCCTTCGCCCGGCTGCGCTGGCCGGGACGCGACAAGGTCTTCGGCGTGTTCCTGGCGGGGCTCATGGTCCCGACGATCTTCACGCTGCTGCCGAACTTCACGCTCATCAAGTCGCTCGGGCTGGTCGACACGCTGCTCGGGATCTCGCTGCCCTCGATGCTCATGACGCCGTTCGCGGTCTTCTTCCTGCGGCAGTTCTTCCTCGGCATCTCGAAGGAGGTCGAGGAAGCCGCGCTGATCGACGGCGCCGGCAAGGTGCGGGTGTTCTTCCGGCTGATCCTGCCGATGGCGTCCGCGCCGATCGCGACGCTCGCCGTCCTGACCTACATCACCGCGTGGAACGACTACTTCTGGCCGCTCATGGTGTCGTACACCGACAGCTCGCGCGTGCTGACCGTCGCGCTCGGCGTCTTCAAGTCGCAGTCCCCGCAGTCGGGGACCGACTGGGCAGGACTCATGGCAGCCACCCTGGTGGCAGCGCTCCCGATGATCGTGCTGTTCGGCGTCTTCGCCAAGCGGATCGTCAACTCCATCGGCTTCTCCGGCATCAAGTAG
- a CDS encoding sugar ABC transporter permease has translation MATETPVSSPLTTSARRSRTVAGTTARAASPKRRRRNDLWLALVFIAPASIGFAAFLLWPTLRGIYLSFTTYNLLTPPVFTGLQNYQRLLQDSIFWHSMAVTVEYVLLNIGFQTVLALFIAVMMHRLTKSTFVRGIVLAPYLVSNVVAALIWLWILDTQLGIGNEVLNAIGVGRIPFLQSDVWGIPTIAFINVWRNVGYTALLIFAGLQALPEQVYEAGRIDGASEWKMFWGITVPLLRPILSLVLIITVIGSFQVFDTVAITTQGGPANATNVVQNYIYNLAFGRFQFGYASAVSVALLVVLSIITVIQYRLSRSGESDLD, from the coding sequence ATGGCCACCGAAACACCCGTGTCGTCACCCCTGACGACGAGTGCCCGGCGCAGCCGGACCGTCGCCGGGACCACGGCCAGGGCCGCGAGCCCGAAGCGCCGACGTCGCAACGACCTCTGGCTGGCGCTGGTCTTCATCGCCCCGGCCTCGATCGGGTTCGCCGCGTTCCTGCTCTGGCCGACCCTGCGCGGCATCTACCTCAGCTTCACGACGTACAACCTGCTCACCCCGCCCGTGTTCACCGGCCTGCAGAACTACCAGCGACTGCTGCAGGACTCGATCTTCTGGCACTCGATGGCGGTGACGGTCGAGTACGTGCTGCTGAACATCGGCTTCCAGACGGTGCTCGCGCTGTTCATCGCGGTGATGATGCACCGCCTGACCAAGTCGACCTTCGTCCGGGGCATCGTCCTCGCGCCGTACCTGGTGTCGAACGTCGTCGCGGCGCTCATCTGGCTCTGGATCCTCGACACGCAGCTCGGCATCGGCAACGAGGTCCTCAACGCGATCGGCGTCGGGCGCATCCCCTTCCTGCAGAGCGACGTCTGGGGCATCCCCACGATCGCGTTCATCAACGTGTGGCGGAACGTCGGCTACACAGCGCTGCTGATCTTCGCGGGGCTGCAGGCGTTGCCGGAGCAGGTGTACGAGGCCGGCCGCATCGACGGTGCCAGCGAGTGGAAGATGTTCTGGGGCATCACGGTGCCGCTGCTCCGCCCGATCCTGTCGCTCGTGCTCATCATCACGGTCATCGGGTCGTTCCAGGTGTTCGACACCGTCGCCATCACCACGCAGGGCGGTCCGGCGAACGCCACGAACGTCGTGCAGAACTACATCTACAACCTGGCCTTCGGACGGTTCCAGTTCGGGTACGCGTCCGCCGTCTCGGTGGCACTGCTCGTCGTCCTCAGCATCATCACCGTCATCCAGTACCGACTCTCGCGCTCCGGCGAGAGCGACCTGGACTGA